One genomic region from Branchiostoma lanceolatum isolate klBraLanc5 chromosome 7, klBraLanc5.hap2, whole genome shotgun sequence encodes:
- the LOC136437979 gene encoding uncharacterized protein, translated as MAAVRHGGEESRPQNDEIPATSDSNAATNTPKRPGTTDVGPECAKVGITPAVLQNGWREDQERVPITNMIVAEIEAYREKRPEATQATAKEWLEKLLGPGSLDGVNLSSLATAMKRNKEKMSKARKNRTAALLEELSLPYRPPVPRETNNPEPSTSGMSQTLQAARQAKNTLQRQVKEKDLEIKDITIKNSCLERELKTRDKQKEKEEKKMRKKMKFLQEKEEKVRQKAITLNVKSWQEKVKRRDGKISNQQQRLELLSENSKSMKKKLTDLKKGKGNEIRQLQYWMSRSQKLEEELKAMKKKEKARDRQVATLQAEVEDLVQQVFENQRSINLREGSYKNSSFSDDLRRCFMDLLRFEVNAHQLSNVAHCVLTTLGCFDIDRTDFPGETFCQEMRYEANLVASIHVSDKLSAVSTAALQSDGTSRDGQKVVGMQVNTGGLTSTVGLQQVSSGVAEDQLDAFKFTFKKMAELTSSPEDAEEKYNLLVSTLKNTMGDGAASQKRFNNLLEDYRTEILPKVKENWDSLSTVQQDSLSKMNHMYCNLHALIGFATYADAGLVELEKVWREKEGPLGAEGVQDFQDSQGNYTWKHSDSATQRCIRTTSDAFAPGGNQQAGRILAFKDFLHIVRSAEDVDVAQKKKNIVKLKAFRANRFNIVFEAAAATYFHKDHIQKMFAEGFVKADNKLLKAVLADSSCQPLLAGCRALGIVNVQITKPYWALIEMKHVHILDLSSQLQIALTKFKQWMNDASPLLQPDMPPLFHTSHGPVQPIKDEVFQCLYHQTSDNMTTMTKQALEVILANMIVVLERRFPEQLYGTYSNSNDAKLREEMEGMEKSNRRGENDFGYWSYIISTKPSISLMAAEGQMMYKSNNTTEWLSNLSNNNPVRYRAILSLVRKQKHVWKEKYDERHKKQQEEREEHLHARAADHAKAVQKKEDMQEKKRKVLEMHGGPALTPADCDEFITNLSALPSNKQKTILGTHITYLKEKYPAISKPKPNRNMFALSSGGDGFDEKKLSANLRSIVALPEFLTQSQPPTEQTQQATVPAQHVQQQMTNDDMADKVSRIKAGAVMRATKCSKQPKKDDTERPVEGNETPAKDRESRNGDGSDQESDGEERYGEESDGEERGDGGESDGKESDGGVRDGGESDGGESNEEESDGEGGGEPPAKRKRLSDKDEKDEEDIVNGTMIVVAYEDDWALGTVEEVQDDGEIVVTYMQRKKSKKGKCTFFWPSRECVYTVKPKFILCTMATSSLMPNKDTLGRDSVIPEDDFVKIERKYNAYYNRYFIQRQDRGRTSS; from the exons ATGGCGGCCGTTCGGCATGGCGGCGAGGAGAGTCGACCTCAGAATGACGAGATTCCGGCGACATCGGACTCGAATGCGGCCACCAATACACCAAAAAGGCCAG GAACAACTGACGTTGGGCCGGAGTGTGCAAAGGTGGGCATTACACCCGCAGTGCTGCAGAATGGATGGAGAGAAGATCAAGAAAGAGTCCCGATCACCAACATGATCGTGGCTGAGATTGAGGCTTATCGAGAGAAGAGGCCAGAAGCAACACAAGCAACGGCAAAAGAGTGGCTGGAAAAGTTACTCGGGCCTGGCTCCTTGGATGGCGTCAACCTATCCAGCTTGGCAACAGCAATgaagagaaataaagaaaagatgAGCAAGGCAAGGAAAAACAGAACAGCCGCACTTTTAGAAGAACTGTCATTGCCGTACCGACCGCCTGTACCAAGGGAAACAAACAACCCCGAACCATCAACATCAGGAATGTCCCAGACGCTGCAAGCTGCACGTCAGGCAAAGAACACTCTTCAGCGACAGGTCAAAGAGAAAGACTTGGAAATAAAAGACATTACCATCAAGAATTCCTGCCTCGAGAGAGAACTGAAAACAAGGGACAAACAAAAAgagaaggaagagaagaagATGAGAAAGAAGATGAAGTTCTTACAGGAGAAGGAAGAAAAAGTCAGGCAGAAGGCAATCACACTGAATGTGAAGAGCTGGCAAGAGAAGGTGAAAAGAAGAGATGGTAAAATCAGCAACCAGCAGCAAAGGCTGGAATTGTTGTCAGAGAATTCTAAAAGTATGAAAAAGAAGCTGACAGACTTGAAAAAAGGCAAGGGAAATGAAATTCGACAACTTCAGTACTGGATGAGCAGAAGCCAAAAACTGGAAGAAGAGCTAAAAGCcatgaagaagaaggagaaagcCAGAGACAGACAAGTCGccactcttcaagcagaggttgaagacCTTGTTCAACAAGTCTTCGAAAATCAGCGCTCGATTAATCTTCGAGAAGGGTCGTACAAGAACAGTTCCTTCTCTGATGATCTTAGGCGCTGTTTCATGGATCTTCTGCGATTTGAAGTCAATGCGCACCAGCTTTCAAATGTAGCTCATTGTGTGCTGACAACCCTTGGCTGCTTTGATATTGACAGGACTGATTTTCCTGGTGAAACATTTTGCCAAGAGATGAGGTATGAGGCCAACCTTGTTGCGTCCATCCATGTCAGTGACAAGTTGAGCGCAGTGAGCACTGCTGCACTGCAGAGTGATGGGACCAGTCGAGACGGTCAGAAAGTGGTCGGAATGCAGGTAAATACCGGTGGCCTAACCTCCACTGTAGGCCTCCAGCAGGTCTCGAGTGGAGTGGCTGAAGATCAGCTGGACGCCTTCAAATTCACCTTTAAGAAGATGGCCGAGCTCACTTCTTCCCCAGAAGATGCAGAAGAGAAGTACAACCTGTTGGTGTCGACATTAAAGAACACTATGGGTGATGGCGCCGCCAGCCAGAAGCGATTTAATAATCTCCTGGAAGACTACAGGACAGAGATACttcccaaagtcaaagaaaactgGGACAGTCTCTCCACTGTACAGCAAGATAGTCTTTCCAAAATGAATCACATGTACTGTAACCTACATGCATTGATCGGCTTTGCTACGTATGCAGATGCGGGCCTTGTTGAGCTTGAGAAGGTGTGGCGGGAGAAGGAAGGACCACTGGGCGCTGAGGGAGTGCAAGATTTTCAAGACTCCCAAGGAAACTACACTTGGAAACACAGCGACTCAGCTACTCAGAGGTGCATAAGAACCACTTCTGACGCCTTTGCACCGGGTGGGAACCAGCAAGCAGGCCGCATTCTGGCTTTCAAAGACTTTCTCCATATTGTACGCTCTGCTGAAGATGTTGATGTTGCccagaagaaaaagaacattGTTAAGCTCAAAGCCTTCCGGGCTAACCGGTTTAACATTGTATTTGAAGCGGCAGCAGCCACCTATTTCCACAAAGATCACATTCAGAAAATGTTTGCAGAGGGATTTGTCAAGGCTGACAATAAGCTACTAAAGGCTGTGCTGGCAGACAGCTCCTGCCAGCCACTACTAGCAGGATGCAGGGCGCTTGGTATCGTCAACGTACAGATAACAAAGCCATACTGGGCACTGATTGAAATGAAACATGTTCACATACTAGACCTATCTTCACAGCTCCAGATAGCCTTGACCAAGTTCAAGCAATGGATGAATGACGCCAGCCCTCTACTACAGCCCGATATGCCTCCACTCTTTCATACATCACACGGCCCAGTACAACCAATCAAAGACGAAGTCTTCCAGTGTCTGTACCATCAAACCTCCGACAACATGACGACTATGACCAAACAAGCACTTGAGGTGATACTCGCAAACATGATTGTCGTCCTGGAAAGAAGATTCCCCGAGCAGCTGTATGGGACCTATTCCAACAGTAATGATGCAAAGCTAAGGGAAGAAATGGAGGGAATGGAAAAAAGCAACCGACGTGGGGAGAATGACTTCGGATACTGGTCATACATCATCTCAACAAAACCTTCCATCTCACTTATGGCTGCAGAAGGCCAGATGATGTACAAAAGCAACAACACAACAGAATGGCTAAGCAACCTCTCTAACAACAACCCAGTCCGATACCGAGCCATTCTGTCACTTGTACGGAAGCAGAAGCATGTGTGGAAGGAGAAGTACGATGAGCGTCACAAGAAGCAGCAGGAAGAAAGGGAGGAGCACTTACATGCCCGTGCAGCAGACCATGCAAAAGCCGTGCAAAAGAAGGAAGACAtgcaggagaagaagaggaaagtgCTAGAAATGCACGGGGGACCTGCATTGACACCAGCAGACTGTGATGAATTCATCACAAACTTGTCAGCCTTgccatcaaacaaacaaaagaccaTTCTCGGGACTCACATAACTTACCTTAAAGAGAAGTACCCAGCCATTTCTAAGCCAAAGCCCAACAGGAACATGTTCGCACTATCATCTGGTGGAGATGGCTTTGATGAAAAGAAACTGTCAGCCAACCTTCGTTCCATTGTAGCCTTACCAGAATTCCTCACTCAAAGCCAACCACCTACAGAACAGACACAACAAGCAACAGTGCCTGCGCAACACGTACAGCAACAGATGACCAATGATGATATGGCTGATAAAGTTTCCAGAATTAAGGCAGGTGCTGTAATGAGGGCAACCAAATGCAGTAAACAACCCAAAAAAGATGATACTGAAAGACCTGTAGAAGGTAATGAGACTCCTGCCAAGGACAGAGAGAGTAGGAACGGGGATGGCAGTGATCAGGAAAGTGATGGAGAGGAGAGATATGGCGAAGAGAGTGATGGCGAGGAGCGCGGCGATGGAGGGGAGAGCGATGGAAAGGAGAGCGATGGAGGGGTGAGAGATGGAGGAGAGAGCGATGGAGGGGAGAGTAATGAAGAGGAAAGTGATGGAGAGGGAGGTGGAGAACCTCCAGCAAAGAGGAAACGACTCTCAGACAAAGATGAGAAAGATGAAGAGGACATTGTCAATGGCACTATGATTGTAGTTGCATATGAGGATGACTGGGCCTTAGGGACGGTTGAAGAGGTGCAAGATGATGGAGAAATTGTTGTGACATACATGCAgagaaagaaatcaaagaaGGGAAAATGTACTTTCTTTTGGCCGAGCCGTGAATGCGTCTACACTGTAAAGCCAAAGTTCATCCTCTGTACAATGGCTACTTCTAGTTTGATGCCCAATAAGGACACCCTAGGTAGAGACAGTGTCATTCCAGAAGATGACTTTGTGAAGATAGAGAGGAAATATAATGCGTATTACAATCGTTACTTCATCCAGAGGCAGGACCGTGGAAGGACATCatcctga